In one window of Methanosarcina vacuolata Z-761 DNA:
- a CDS encoding DUF2193 domain-containing protein, which translates to MITEVRVDVQEMYNKMADEAVSAQKAVVGVINKKRGTEFKIKDAKPYVDAVNKMKPVGEQCKEVFDLHINSVNTHYETLTSLTDTVRPEDDPFVEHYQTPPILEILYEEDPAFHESVMKFVEEIGKSEALIGKESIRRYGGFYGPTCVVDFAFVPGSTSNVVNRILQKMDIPVEHKRTILSSKSWGMNTSYGVGAKFQTAVEDGKTPSEAIKEEIDMLKMVYESPVDAQVKLMEEAGHTSFDTRKYMETYKQRIRKTVKDAMNADVFYGNIVTVPAYGVGDVAHHISQSMYNMTKDDVVLAVINAVTDVLESTMNRAKGKFRDEYSPLTIGTDATAAAVTKILWMDGFTTMMVLDLLVKRFHNLVLTNPRRGAAAELHNVDFIDMIEKGERIIDHIPRGAGCIVQGVPIDLSPIERNEVLQNPQRYTYPACAITVRFSALMRLADFPCLLTSEPVTATLMTNIIALHKQKAHSPARVCKFCSANYFDYKCNYCNWSEAV; encoded by the coding sequence ATGATAACGGAAGTTAGAGTTGACGTTCAGGAAATGTATAATAAGATGGCAGACGAGGCTGTAAGTGCCCAGAAAGCCGTAGTGGGAGTGATTAATAAAAAGCGGGGCACTGAGTTCAAGATAAAAGATGCAAAACCCTACGTAGACGCAGTAAACAAAATGAAGCCGGTTGGAGAGCAGTGTAAGGAGGTCTTCGACCTGCACATCAATTCTGTAAACACCCACTATGAAACTCTTACGAGCCTTACGGACACGGTCAGGCCTGAAGATGATCCTTTTGTAGAGCATTACCAGACCCCTCCTATCCTCGAAATTCTCTATGAGGAAGACCCGGCTTTCCATGAATCGGTCATGAAATTCGTGGAGGAAATAGGAAAATCCGAAGCCCTGATAGGAAAAGAATCAATTCGCCGGTACGGAGGCTTTTACGGTCCGACCTGTGTAGTAGACTTTGCCTTTGTGCCCGGAAGCACGAGTAATGTCGTAAACAGGATCCTCCAGAAAATGGACATCCCTGTGGAGCACAAGCGGACGATCCTGTCTTCAAAGTCCTGGGGTATGAACACGTCCTATGGTGTTGGGGCGAAGTTCCAGACAGCGGTTGAAGACGGAAAAACTCCTTCGGAAGCCATAAAAGAAGAAATTGACATGCTCAAGATGGTCTACGAGTCCCCGGTGGATGCTCAGGTAAAACTCATGGAAGAAGCAGGGCATACGTCCTTTGACACCAGAAAATATATGGAGACATATAAGCAGAGGATACGAAAAACCGTAAAGGATGCCATGAATGCCGATGTTTTCTACGGGAATATTGTGACAGTACCTGCTTATGGCGTAGGTGACGTAGCCCACCACATTTCCCAGTCTATGTACAATATGACAAAAGACGACGTCGTGCTGGCAGTTATCAATGCTGTAACAGACGTGCTTGAAAGTACCATGAACAGGGCAAAAGGCAAGTTCAGGGACGAATACTCACCCTTGACCATCGGTACGGACGCAACAGCCGCTGCAGTCACTAAAATCCTCTGGATGGACGGGTTTACCACCATGATGGTGCTTGACCTGCTGGTCAAACGCTTCCACAACCTTGTGCTGACCAACCCGAGACGTGGGGCGGCAGCTGAGCTGCATAACGTGGATTTCATTGACATGATTGAAAAGGGTGAACGAATCATTGACCATATTCCGAGGGGTGCCGGGTGCATTGTACAGGGTGTGCCTATCGACCTGAGCCCCATTGAAAGGAACGAGGTCCTGCAAAACCCTCAGCGTTACACCTATCCGGCCTGTGCAATCACTGTCCGTTTCTCGGCTCTCATGCGCCTGGCTGATTTCCCCTGCCTCCTGACAAGTGAGCCTGTGACTGCAACGCTTATGACAAATATCATCGCACTGCACAAGCAGAAGGCACATTCTCCGGCAAGGGTCTGCAAGTTCTGTTCGGCGAACTATTTTGACTACAAGTGCAACTACTGCAACTGGTCAGAGGCAGTTTAA